Proteins from a single region of Kluyveromyces lactis strain NRRL Y-1140 chromosome A complete sequence:
- a CDS encoding DUF4303 domain-containing protein (weakly similar to uniprot|Q2ZX20 Shewanella putrefaciens CN-32 Sputcn32DRAFT_3504 Hypothetical protein): MDIDWESAHHELLQFLIHEVKEYLSFDPNSTFYALALDIEFDHLRVSIALNTIAKHERILKQYYLGDETNSEEKFDIKYNTGDWEDGIFANKFLVDSETFDNFTRVASDEQVESVNAKFRATAWSVLKKFVDTNEYESIPKVRPFVAFVIDHDEEVEDALRLAKEAGTSEL; this comes from the coding sequence ATGGACATCGACTGGGAAAGTGCTCACCATGAActtcttcagtttctgATTCATGAAGTCAAGGAATATTTATCTTTTGACCCAAATTCTACTTTTTACGCTCTAGCGCTGGACATAGAATTCGATCACTTACGAGTTAGTATAGCTCTAAACACAATTGCCAAACACGAGCGTATCTTAAAGCAATATTATTTGGGAGATGAGACAAATTcagaagagaaatttgatatcaaataCAATACGGGCGATTGGGAAGATGGTATATTTGCCAATAAGTTCCTAGTTGACAGTGAAACATTTGACAATTTTACAAGAGTAGCTTCAGACGAACAAGTAGAAAGTGTGAACGCAAAGTTCCGAGCAACTGCATGGTCTGTTCTTAAGAAATTTGTGGATACAAATGAGTACGAATCCATTCCCAAAGTAAGACCATTTGTGGCCTTCGTAATTGATcatgatgaagaagttgaagacGCATTGAGGCTCGCCAAAGAGGCAGGAACAAGTGAGCTGTGA
- the NIT3 gene encoding putative hydrolase (similar to uniprot|P49954 Saccharomyces cerevisiae YLR351C), with amino-acid sequence MSAVLKSKLKVALVQLAGSSPDKSANLSRAAQFVAKAMDAQPDTKLVVLPEFFNAPYAVDKFREYAEVITPDATSVKALSEIARKWKVTLVGGSIPELEPSTDKIYNTSLIFNEDGEIIGTHRKAHLFDIDIPNGITFKESVTLSGGNKNTLIDDPKIGKFGVGICYDMRFPELAMVSARKGAFAMIYPSAFNTTTGPMHWHLLARSRSIDNEIYTILCSPARSGGSGYQAYGHSLVVNPRGEIIAEAGEGEEIVYAELDPQLIKEVRQAIPVTFQRRFDIYPDVSKTDK; translated from the coding sequence ATGTCCGCAGTTTTGAAATCTAAGTTGAAGGTAGCTTTAGTTCAGTTAGCAGGATCTTCGCCTGACAAGAGTGCGAATTTGAGCAGAGCCGCTCAATTCGTTGCTAAAGCCATGGATGCACAACCGGATACGAAACTGGTTGTGTTACCAGAATTTTTCAACGCTCCATATGCAGTTGATAAGTTCAGAGAATATGCCGAAGTAATCACACCTGACGCGACATCGGTGAAAGCGTTATCTGAGATTGCTCGCAAATGGAAAGTCACACTAGTTGGTGGTTCCATCCCAGAGCTAGAACCTTCTACAGACAAAATATATAACACGTCTCTTATCTTTAATGAAGATGGTGAGATCATTGGCACACATCGTAAAGCACATCTTTTCgatattgatattccaaATGGTATCACTTTCAAGGAATCCGTTACTCTATCTGGTGGGAACAAAAATACGTTGATTGATGATCCAAAGATCGGTAAATTTGGTGTCGGTATCTGTTACGATATGAGATTTCCGGAACTTGCTATGGTTAGTGCCAGAAAAGGTGCATTTGCTATGATTTATCCAAGTGCTTTCAACACTACCACCGGTCCAATGCACTGGCACCTTTTGGCCAGATCTCGTAGTATCGACAACGAGATTTATACCATCTTGTGCTCACCAGCTAGAAGTGGGGGCTCTGGTTATCAGGCTTATGGTCATAGTTTGGTGGTTAATCCAAGAGGTGAAATCATTGCAGAAGCTGGTGAAGGTGAAGAGATCGTATACGCCGAATTGGATCCTCAACTTATCAAGGAAGTAAGACAAGCTATACCTGTTACtttccaaagaagatttgacaTCTATCCTGACGTTAGTAAGACCGATAAATAA
- the LUG1 gene encoding Lug1p (similar to uniprot|Q06479 Saccharomyces cerevisiae YLR352W), with translation MISETSTMRLPSEIVYEILSYQFKDLMSNDHSATSEKYHSNIKTFLGSNSTVNRTFHHVCRVLIYRYLNFTTARSFHKLLNTLKEDDPGLRKLVEVADFQELTSIGLGRTGEMNRMIKNLTNETLWEFLLLTKNTLREFLASEHIQGDIDERIVHFLLSPGTVLSVVDFCGCSGSVFTKQFVTAVEKMAAHPSSRENFQITCLGLNDCTDIPDNTLSKLLNLLPELQKLDLTHTAIDDGTLINNLPHWKNLTHLSFGECLQLTPRGILEFFSYHPAVTDENNNSTLQWLNVQVHPHTSTWTDTQTLFLLKKLCQYGHNKTLEYLNIGGLPLHYSDDRTLIKTPHYYQCHDSLQFIKLNFPALKSLNIKDTNVPYDRIIQFLSPVHDSDIEVEQKLKFLNISNNSYINRWTIQDPALFTCSDSLVSLELSFDSWQQIENLNDRHELNCFKNKTGRTSIIQDIKNMESVKWKCYIDSSYGRRYWLYKCDPYLNRENIDQAASLTRYDSDGRKIIEIVKQPDFLKFAQNKIMLGCGIVPMNSARRRLIYKDMKPPISRFFNRDGRFATPGTHAMPILSPRLPPGGWRLIRNDDEDTTTEDDASTIEENSPIIHNSFQSLTSIPETRPPLVRENTRDAIYWDRSATSADPTLTESEYENAETDYDYLNDPELQRRRSQMSLFNSYHRSSSKNNLNNNNNGNTSNLTNAFKQHSQSQSQSQTSLPHYLSTPSSEHYKKNDKNKLSADYVYDPNEPEMNKRYRIHYEQLQEYKVFGTVERGMYRYYSLKT, from the coding sequence ATGATCAGTGAAACATCGACGATGCGGTTACCTTCAGAGATAGTCTATGAAATCTTATCATACCAGTTCAAGGATCTTATGTCTAATGATCACTCAGCTACTAGTGAGAAATATCACTccaatatcaaaactttcttAGGATCGAACTCTACTGTTAACAGGACATTCCATCATGTATGCAGAGTACTCATTTATAGATATTTGAACTTTACTACAGCAAGGTCATTCCACAAGCTTTTAAACACTTTAAAAGAGGATGATCCTGGATTAAGAAAGTTGGTAGAGGTAGCAGACTTTCAAGAGTTAACATCGATTGGTCTTGGACGGACTGGAGAAATGAATAGGATGATCAAAAACCTCACAAATGAAACTCTTTGGGAATTCTTATTATTGACCAAAAATACGCTAAGGGAATTTCTAGCCAGTGAGCATATTCAGGGAGATATAGACGAGAGGATAGTCCATTTCTTACTTTCTCCTGGAACAGTGTTGAGTGTGGTAGATTTCTGTGGATGTTCCGGATCCGTTTTCACAAAACAGTTTGTTACAGCAGTAGAAAAGATGGCGGCACACCCAAGTTCTCGTGAAAACTTTCAGATTACATGTCTAGGTTTGAATGACTGTACAGACATTCCAGATAATACCCTTTCAAAGCTATTGAACCTTCTGCCGGAGTTACAGAAGTTAGATTTAACGCATACTGCTATTGACGATGGTACTCTAATAAATAATTTACCACATTGGAAAAATTTGACACATTTATCCTTTGGAGAATGTTTGCAATTGACGCCAAGAGGAATTTTGGAGTTCTTTTCATACCATCCAGCTGTAACAGATGAAAATAACAATAGTACGCTACAATGGCTAAACGTGCAAGTGCATCCACATACGTCAACATGGACCGATACGCAGACATTGTTTTTGTTAAAGAAGTTATGTCAATATGGACACAATAAAACGTTGGAATACCTTAACATCGGAGGACTGCCATTGCACTATTCAGATGACCGCACGCTAATCAAAACTCCGCACTATTATCAGTGCCATGATTCCTTACAGTTTATAAAGTTGAATTTTCCAGcattgaaaagtttgaatATAAAGGATACTAATGTACCTTACGATAGAATAATACAGTTCCTATCACCTGTTCATGATAGTGACATCGAGGTTGAACAAAAGTTAAAATTTTTAAATATCTCGAACAACTCCTATATTAATCGATGGACCATCCAGGATCCTGCATTATTCACATGTTCCGATTCTTTAGTGTCATTGGAATTATCATTTGACTCTTGGCAGCAGATTGAAAACCTGAATGATCGTCATGAATTGAACTGTTTCAAAAACAAGACTGGAAGAACATCAATTATTCAAGATATAAAGAACATGGAAAGCGTCAAATGGAAATGTTACATCGATTCATCTTATGGTAGAAGGTATTGGCTATACAAGTGTGACCCATATTTGAATCGTGAAAATATCGACCAAGCAGCCTCATTGACCAGATACGATTCCGATGGGAGAAAGATCATTGAGATCGTAAAGCAACCCGACTTTCTTAAATTCGCCCAAAACAAGATCATGTTAGGATGTGGTATTGTTCCAATGAATTCtgcaagaagaagattaatATATAAAGACATGAAACCTccaatttcaagatttttcaatagagATGGCCGGTTCGCCACACCAGGCACACACGCAATGCCTATTCTCTCACCAAGACTCCCACCTGGTGGATGGAGGCTTATCAGAAATGATGACGAGGATACTACTACAGAAGATGACGCAAGTacaattgaagagaatAGTCCAATAATCCATAACTCGTTCCAATCGCTTACTTCGATTCCCGAGACGCGCCCACCTCTTGTGCGAGAAAACACAAGAGATGCCATCTACTGGGACAGATCCGCAACCTCTGCAGATCCCACTCTTACGGAAAGTGAATACGAGAATGCTGAAACGGACTATGATTATTTGAACGATCCTGAACTtcagagaagaagatcacAGATGAGCTTGTTCAATAGTTATCAtcgttcttcttccaaaaataacctcaacaacaacaataacgGTAACACATCCAATCTGACGAATGCATTCAAGCAACACTCACAGTCTCAATCTCAATCCCAAACGTCTTTGCCACACTACTTGTCCACTCCTTCTTCTGAACACTATAAAAAAAACGACAAAAACAAACTAAGTGCAGATTACGTTTATGACCCTAATGAACCAGAAATGAACAAGCGGTACCGTATCCACTACGAGCAACTGCAAGAATACAAAGTATTTGGCACTGTGGAACGCGGAATGTATCGCTACTATTCTCTCAAGACTTAA
- a CDS encoding uncharacterized protein (no similarity): protein MYPILLRYWCSVALFKALRPVWYFIPFGFVIFPLGLLSLSKEAYLQLKIYQLQKSELDSRTVASAFLSRYNWFWNSAPVLNTDKYIFGDLSLRIASLLETLSLLPEIMEPLYGSIESLVNFTSTNSAKMTESRQDKADKKSESSFYKDYDLLEDILFEFKTNTPEGT from the coding sequence ATGTATCCCATTCTTTTAAGGTATTGGTGTTCAGTGGCACTTTTCAAAGCACTACGTCCTGTATGGTATTTTATTCCCTTTGGGTTTGTGATATTTCCACTAGGGTTGTTATCACTAAGTAAGGAAGCATACCTGCAGTTGAAAATATatcaacttcaaaagaGTGAACTAGATTCCAGGACCGTTGCATCTGCGTTTTTGTCAAGATACAATTGGTTCTGGAATTCCGCGCCAGTGCTTAATACAGATAAGTATATTTTTGGCGATTTATCTTTACGGATTGCCTCATTACTAGAAACTCTATCACTGTTACCAGAAATTATGGAACCGTTATATGGATCCATTGAGTCTCTGGTAAATTTCACAAGCACGAATTCCGCTAAGATGACGGAATCAAGACAGGATAAAGCAGATAAAAAGTCCGAGTCCTCATTTTATAAGGATTATGACCTTTTAGAGGATATTCTGTTCGAGTTCAAGACTAATACACCGGAGGGAACTTAG
- a CDS encoding FAD-dependent oxidoreductase (similar to uniprot|Q9HGY3 Candida boidinii DAO1 D-amino acid oxidase), which translates to MSNKSQPLITVVGAGISGLYVTYCLTELYGVPGENICIVADYLPGDQSPTGYTSPWAGGVWSCISPDDKNVMWYDRFTYENLPTLSEKLLDFYKGKDAEWLGLARRPSTELWDYQPPKAKINSLSQYLEEYKVLSKEELAKFKPEGAQFGIAFNSWNFNCPVFIVNLANFLKQKHNVRFLKQKLTHIAQAKSFANKASKTDNGTHVVFNCTGLGSKKLSGVADHNLYPTRGQVAVISAPHIAESCLRYGKDYVTYIIPRPGKVHELVLGGFLQVDNWNAQDTSKEETDDILKRTTTLLPKIGNPENLPILKIAAGLRPSRYGGPRVEKEIKEESEHLVVVHNYGASGYGYQSGLGMAFKAVSLAFDKQRPSKL; encoded by the coding sequence ATGTCTAACAAATCTCAGCCATTGATCACTGTTGTTGGTGCAGGTATTTCTGGTTTGTACGTCACGTACTGTTTGACCGAATTGTACGGCGTTCCGGGTGAAAATATCTGCATTGTGGCAGATTACTTACCAGGTGACCAGTCACCCACTGGTTATACTAGTCCATGGGCAGGTGGTGTTTGGTCTTGTATTTCACCTGATGATAAAAACGTCATGTGGTATGATAGGTTCACGTATGAGAATTTACCTACTTTAAGTGAAAAATTACTGGATTTCTACAAGGGTAAAGATGCAGAGTGGTTAGGATTAGCTCGCAGACCATCCACGGAATTATGGGATTACCAGCCTCCCAAGGCCAAGATTAATTCCTTGAGCCAATATTTGGAAGAGTATAAGGTCCTATCGAAGGAAGAACTTGCAAAATTCAAACCTGAGGGAGCCCAATTTGGTATCGCTTTCAACTCATGGAACTTCAATTGTCCAGTATTCATAGTAAACTTGGCTAACTTCTTGAAACAGAAGCATAATGTGCGTTTCTTGAAGCAAAAGTTGACTCATATCGCACAAGCAAAATCGTTTGCCAACAAAGCTTCTAAAACTGATAACGGTACTCACGTTGTCTTCAATTGTACTGGGCTAGGCTCCAAGAAGTTGAGTGGTGTTGCTGATCATAACTTGTACCCTACTAGAGGCCAAGTGGCCGTAATCAGTGCTCCTCACATTGCTGAGAGTTGTTTGAGATATGGTAAAGATTATGTAACTTACATTATTCCAAGGCCTGGCAAAGTGCATGAATTAGTTCTTGGAGGTTTCTTACAAGTTGATAATTGGAATGCACAGGACACTTCCAAGGAAGAAACTGATgatatcttgaaaagaaccACAACTTTACTACCCAAGATTGGTAATCCAGAGAATTTACCAATTTTAAAGATAGCGGCTGGGCTTCGCCCAAGCAGATATGGTGGTCCTCGTGTCGAGAAAGAGATTAAGGAAGAAAGCGAACACCTAGTTGTGGTTCATAACTATGGAGCCTCCGGGTATGGTTACCAATCTGGTCTCGGTATGGCCTTCAAGGCGGTCTCATTAGCTTTTGATAAGCAAAGACCCAGCAAATTATGA
- the KSS1 gene encoding mitogen-activated serine/threonine-protein kinase KSS1 (highly similar to uniprot|P14681 Saccharomyces cerevisiae YGR040W KSS1 Mitogen-activated protein kinase (MAPK) involved in signal transduction pathways that control filamentous growth and pheromone response) has product MPRTITYDIPSHYQLVDLVGEGAYGTVCSAIHKPTNTKVAIKKIQPFSRSMFVTRTLRELKLLKFFHSHENIISVLDIVRPTSWHKFEAVYLVQELMETDLQKIINQQNLSEDHIQYFVYQILRALKSLHSAQVIHRDLKPSNLLLNSNCDLKVCDFGLARCLASSDQSRENMVGFMTEYVATRWYRAPEIMLSFQEYTTAMDIWSCGCILAEMIMGKPLFPGKDYHHQLWIILEVLGSPTLEDFEQIKSKRAKEYISQLPMKKGIPWANVLNKEVNPLAIDLLSKMLTFNPDKRISAVEALEHPYLATYHDPDDEPDYPQLNLEDNFWKIDNEARDKNEEDDIPLELLKKMLYGEVMKPLN; this is encoded by the coding sequence ATGCCACGAACAATCACGTATGATATCCCATCCCATTATCAACTAGTAGATCTGGTTGGTGAGGGAGCATATGGTACAGTTTGCTCTGCGATACATAAGCCAACAAACACGAAAGTTGCAATTAAAAAGATACAGCCGTTTAGCAGATCGATGTTTGTTACCAGGACGTTACGGGAGttgaaactgttgaaattcTTTCATTCGCATGAAAATATCATATCGGTCTTGGATATAGTACGTCCGACGTCATGGCATAAATTTGAAGCAGTTTATCTTGTACAAGAGTTGATGGAAACGGATTTGCAGAAGATTATCAACCAACAAAATTTATCAGAGGATCATATCCAATATTTCGTTTATCAAATACTAAGGGCTTTAAAATCGCTACATTCGGCACAAGTAATCCATAGGGATTTGAAACCAAGTAATTTGTTACTGAATAGCAATTGTGATCTCAAAGTGTGTGATTTTGGGTTGGCTCGTTGCCTGGCATCGAGTGATCAATCAAGAGAGAATATGGTGGGTTTCATGACAGAATATGTAGCTACCAGATGGTATAGGGCTCCAGAAATCATGTTGTCCTTCCAAGAATACACAACTGCAATGGATATCTGGTCATGTGGATGTATACTAGCAGAAATGATCATGGGTAAGCCGCTTTTCCCAGGTAAAGATTACCACCATCAACTCTGGATCATCTTAGAAGTTTTAGGGTCTCCAACTTTGGAAGactttgaacaaatcaagAGTAAAAGGGCAAAAGAATACATATCTCAACTACCCATGAAGAAAGGTATACCCTGGGCTAATGTGTTAAATAAAGAAGTTAACCCTCTTGCTATCGATTTATTGTCCAAGATGCTAACTTTCAACCCAGACAAGAGGATCAGTGCAGTTGAAGCGTTGGAACATCCATATTTGGCAACATATCATGATCCAGATGACGAGCCAGATTATCCCCAACTAAACCTTGAAGacaatttttggaaaattgaCAACGAGGCCCGCGATAAAAACGAGGAAGACGATATTCCACTGGaactgttgaaaaagatgCTTTATGGTGAAGTTATGAAGCCTCTAAATTGA